The following coding sequences are from one Eretmochelys imbricata isolate rEreImb1 chromosome 12, rEreImb1.hap1, whole genome shotgun sequence window:
- the SLC7A6OS gene encoding putative RNA polymerase II nuclear localization protein SLC7A6OS: MLCGLAAGMERAAVLRVKRKRGASEPAGALVIACKRQRTEPGPAPAPVEKSLFKLVATVSSQNEPVQKYVQEAITRDKAAEILRPSLGSTQRIIQDLRSSKQVKRQENRYRILTSHRPNCAEKETIALRTNGEETNEGAKLDPEEKKDTSQQGSTAAYGSSNYFGEFQLFDVVQEEEVERDPSISAADTEKTDDPAVILCNAVEMIRERLTLSDNDKGLEDRVKEDDYVYDIYYTETSTPGWIQNILSVQPYTQEYELVDDDDISEEIYDDEDDENNENNWRNDYPDEDEFLPEEDEDREGGDGESEDGSFSDEDGRSIRSRTWVKYHCDILKEFEYDGVQDLNSD, encoded by the exons ATGCTGTGCGGCCTGGCGGCCGGCATGGAGCGCGCGGCGGTGCTGCGCGTGAAGCGGAAGCGCGGCGCGTCGGAGCCGGCCGGGGCCCTGGTGATCGCCTGCAAGCGGCAGCGCACTGAGCCGGGCCCCGCGCCCGCCCCGGTGGAGAAGAGCCTCTTCAAGCTGGTGGCCACCGTCTCCTCGCAG AATGAGCCTGTTCAGAAGTATGTACAAGAAGCTATTACTCGAGATAAAGCAGCAGAGATTCTGCGACCCTCTTTAGGAAGCACTCAAAGAATCATTCAGGACCTTCGCTCCTCCAAGCAGGTGAAGAGGCAGGAAAACCGGTACCGCATCCTAACCAGCCATAGGCCAAACTGTGCTGAAAAAGAAACAATTGCACTTCGCACAAATGGCGAGGAGACAAATGAGGGTGCTAAACTTGAccctgaagaaaaaaaagacacttCACAACAAGGAAGCACTGCTGCTTATGGTAGttcaaattattttggggaattcCAGTTGTTTGATGTAGTACAAGAGGAGGAAGTAGAGAGAGACCCCAGTATCTCTGCAGCAGACACAGAG AAAACTGATGATCCAGCTGTGATTCTTTGCAATGCAGTAGAAATGATCCGTGAGCGTTTAACTTTATCTGACAATGATAAAGGATTAGAAGACCGTGTGAAGGAAGATGATTATGTTTATGATATTTACTACACGGAAACATCTACTCCTGGCTGGATCCAGAACATCCTCTCTGTGCAGCCTTACACACAAGAATATGAACTG GTAGATGATGATGATATTTCAGAAGAAATAtatgatgatgaagatgatgagAACAATGAGAATAACTGGCGTAATGACTATCCTGATGAAGATGAGTTCCTTCCTGAGGAAGATGAAGACAgagaaggaggagatggag AATCGGAGGATGGGAGCTTCAGTGATGAAGATGGCAGGAGTATCCGGAGCAGAACATGGGTCAAATACCACTGTGATATTCTGAAGGAGTTTGAATATGATGGGGTCCAGGACTTAAATTCTGATTAG